Part of the Phycisphaerales bacterium genome, GCTGCGGATCATCGACGCCATGACCACGATGATCTAGCCCGGGTCATGCTACGGACCAGAATGCAGCGAGCCCGCGCTCCAAGAGCGCGGGCTCGCTTCGTTTGGGCGGAGAACTCGGAGCGTCAGCTCAGAACGTGCTGAGCGCTGCGGCGACCACGTCGCGAGCTGCTGCGAGGTCACGCCGATCGATCATCTCGGTGACCGTGTGGATGTAGCGCGTACCGCAGACGATGCCGACGGCCTTGGCCCCGGCGGCGGCCTGCTGGGCGGCAGCGCCATCCTGCCCGCCGCGTGCCAGGATGGTGCGCTGGTAGGCGATGCGCTTCTTCTTGGCGATCGACTCGATCTGGTCGACCAGTTCGTAGTTGGCGATGAAGCTGGCGTCCTGGATGTGCAGGCCGAATCCCTTGCCGTGGTGGTTGACCGCCTCGGGCTCGGGTACGCCGGGAGTATCGCAGGCCAGCGAGACGTCGATGCCAAGGCCGATGTCGGGCTTGACGGCGTAGCTGGCGGTCTTGGCGCCGCGCAGGCCGACCTCTTCCTGCGTTGTGAAGGCGACGACGACCTCGCACGAGTGGCCGTTGCCGCTCTTGTGCAGCTTGCGGACGCTCTCGATGCCCAGCCAGCAGGCAAAGCGGTTATCGAGCGCCTTGCTGACGACCTTGGTGCCGATCTCGATCAGCGGCTCGTCCATGACGACGTAGTCACCGATGCGGACCTTTTCCTTCACCTCGTCGGCGGGCATGCCCGTGTCGACGAAGAACTCCTTGACCTCGGGCACCTTGTTGCGCTCTTCGGGTCCGGAGATGTGCACGGGCCGGCCGCCGGGATTCATGACGGCCTTGAGGTCGCCGCCGCTGGTGCACACGAGCACGCGGCGGCTGAAGAGGTTGCGCGTGTCGAAGCCGCCGGCGGCGTTAAGCCGGATGAAGCCCTTGTCGTCGATGTGGCTGACGTAGAAGCCGATCTCGTCCATGTGGCTGAGGATCATCACGCGCGTCGCGTCGTCGCCGCCGGCGGTCGACTTCTTCGATGTCTTCTTGCCGCTCTTCTTCTTCGAGCCGCCCTTGGGCCGCGGGTGCCGCGTGCAGATGAGCGAGCCCATGGCGTCGACGCGCATCTCGTCGAAGAGGTCCTTGACCTCGTCCTCGATGAGCGCACGAACACGCTCCTCGCGGCCCGGGATGCCGGGGGTCTCGCACAGTCGCTTGAGCAGGTCGATGTTCAGGTCGTCTTTCACGGGCTTCGCTCCTTCTCCCTGGGTTTTCGCGGCTTGAAGGCCCCCAGTCTACGGGCCCCGGACCCCGCGGGGGTAGCATCATCCATGGCGACCCGCAGCCCGATGACCGAGACCTACGCAGAGCGCGAGGCCGCGCTGCATCCCTACGGCGACCCGCAGCGCGGTCTGCTCGTGCCCATGGCCTTCGAGCACGTCGAGCTCGAGTACGCCGCTATCCGCAAGGCCGCGGCGCTCGTCGATCTTCCGCAGTCGGGCACCATCGAGGCGACCGGCGCCGACCGCGTGAGCTTCCTCAACAACCTCGTCACGCAAGAACTCAAGGGCCTCGAGCCCATGCGGAGCGTCCGCAGCTTCTGGCTCAACCGCAAGGGCCGCATCGACGCCGACCTGCGCCTCATCGAGGACGGCGAGCGCTTGCTGATGGCCACCGACGCCCTCGTCGCCGGAACCACGGCCGAGGCGCTCGCCGAATACGTCTTCGCCGAGGACGTGCAGCTCCGCGATGCGACCGAGTCACTGCACCGCCTGGCGCTCCATGGCCCGCGCGCGGCGCAGGCGCTGATGGCCGTCGCCGAAACCGACGAGCACGTCGCGCTCGAGCCCGGCCGCGCCATGACGGTGATGGTCGCGGGCACGTCGGTCCTGGTCGAGCGCGAGGACAGCGCGGGCGAGCTCGGCCTCGTGCTCACGATGCCGACCGAGCACGCTCGCGCCGTGTTCGACGCACTAGAACAAGCCGAGGGCGTGCGCCCCTGCGGCTGGCTGGCGTACAACATCGCGCGGATCGAGGCGGGCTGGCCGCTGTTCCAGATCGACTTCGCGGGAGAGAGCCTGCCGGCCGAGACCGGCGTGCTGCACGACCGCGTCTCGTTCACCAAGGGCTGCTACCTGGGCCAGGAGGTCGTCGCCCGCATGCACGCGCTGGGCAAGCCCAAGCAGCTCCTGGTCGCACTGCGGCTCGCCGAGGGCGCCGAGCCGAGGCTGCCCGGCGAGAAGGCCAAGATCTTTGCCAACGCCGAGAGCGACAAGCCCATCGGCACGGTCACGAGCTCGACCATCGCGCCGATGCTCAGCGCCTCGCCCGTCGCGCTCGCTCAGGTGCGTACGGCCCACGCCGACCCGGGAACGACGCTCTTCCTCGAGGCCGAGGGCGAGCGCGTCCCGTTCGTCGTTCAGCCGACGCTGGCGTCGTGGCCGCCCGTCGAGGCGTCGCCGTCGGCCTCAGACTCGACGCCCGATCGGCAATAGGTCAATTCGACGTCTTCGCCCACGCGGCGCACGCGGCCCAGCCGCAGGCGCACGCCCGACGACAGCGCGGGCGAGACGCGTCCGACGGCGACGGGCTTGGCTTCTTCGTCGGCCAGCAGCATGGGCGCGACGTAAGCGATCGCGGTGTCGACGACGCTCGCCTCGAAGAGCGCCCCCAGCAGGCCCGCCCCGCCCTCGACCAGGATCGTGGTCACGCCGAAGGTCGAGTACAGCTTCTTCATCGTCTCGCGCAGGTCCAGGCCGCCCTTGGATCCGTGCCCGGCAGGACACGGCAGGATGCGCACGCCGGCCTTGGCCAGCTCGGCCCGCTTCATCTCGCTGATGCCGCTCGCCGCCAGCTTCTCTTCGCAGCACACGACCGTCGGCACGTCCCTGGCCGTACGCACGAGCGTGCGGTCGAGGGGGATCTCCAGGTCCGGGTCGAGCACGATGCGCATCGGCGTGGTCCGCGGCTTGCCGTGCCGCACGGTCAGCGACGGATCGTCGGCCACCACCGTGCCCATGCCAGTCAGGATTGCATCGACCCGGCCGCGGAGCGCATGCACGCGGCGACGCGAGGCCGTGCCCGAGATCCACTGGCTCTCGCCGACGCGCGTCGCGATGCGCCCGTCGAGCGTTTGCGCCCACTTGGCGACGACCCACGGCCGCCCCTCGATCACGCGCTGGCGGAACGGCGTGCTCACGGCGGTGGCCAGCGCGCTCGCGTCGCTGGCGCGGACCCGCACGCCCGCCTGCTCGAGAACGTCGGCCCCGCCACGCGCAACCTCGTTGGGGTCGCTCGCCGCATAGACGACCTCGCCGATGCCGGCGTTGATCAACGCCGTCGTGCAGGGCGGCTGCTTGCCCGTGTGGGCGCAGGGCTCGAGCGTGACGTAGGCCGTCGCACCGCGCACGTCATGCCCGTTCGCTGCCGCGCTCGCGAGCGCCCGCGTCTCGGCGTGCCGCCCGCCGAAGCGCCGATGGGCGCCCATGCCGAGAACCTCGTCGCCGCGCGCGATCACGCAGCCGACGAGCGCCCCATCGCCCACGCGGCCCAGCCCGAGCAGGGCGAGCCGCGCGGCAGCGTCGAGGAAGCGTGCGTCGCGGGCCGCTCGGGCCGCGTCGTGAGCATCCTCCTGCTGCGCTGGCGTGGCACGATCGGTCACGCCCACAGCGTAGGTCCAGGCGGATGGTGCCCGTCGGTCAGGCGTGCGCGCGTCGGCTCGACTCGACGACGACCTCACGCAGGGCGTCGCCGCTCGACTGGGTGCCGGTGACGCAGTCCTGCAGCGTCTTGGCGTCGTCCTCCAGGTCGAGCGCCCGGGCGTAGGCCAGGCACGACTTGTACCCCGAGAGCGCGTAGTGCTCCATGCGGTTGCTCTGCGAGATGATCGACGCGTCGCGGACGATGGCGTCCTCGATGTCGGCCTCGGTGGCGTGGGCCTTGGCCTCGGTCACCAGGCCGGCCATGCCCTTGCAGCGCTCGCCGGTCGGCTCGACGCCGTGGCGGTCGCAGATGGTCTCGACGGCCTTGATGCCGTCGCGGATGCCATCGAGCACGCGGTCCATCTTGGCGCACGCCTCTTCGCTGGTGCACGCCTCGGCCAGCGTCTGGTGCATCTCCAGCGACTGCGTGTTGGCGCTGTAGAGGTCCTTGATCTCGTGCACGTAGAGGTCCTTGAGGTTGCTGACGGACATGGAAGCCCTCCTTCTGAGCGGGACTCGTGGGACGTTCTTCGCTGGCCGGGCCCGCCCGGGTCGTGTCCCGCCGCAACGCCGCGATCGGCCCGACCAGCACCGCGGGACGCTAACGGGACGGTCGCGCGCGGCGGCCGCGTGCTTCGGAAACCAGCAACGGACGGCGCCCGAGAGCCGGGACTCCCCGTGGCCCGGCCGCGTGTTTGCGTACGCGTGGGGCGCTCTGCGCGCCCGTGCGGGCGGCACTCGCGGCGCGGGCCGCGCACGCCGAGCGAGCGGCGAGCGCGCCGGTCGTGCGGCCTGGCGCGGTCGTGCCGGGCGGCGCCGGGGCGATGGTGCGGGCCCAACCCGGCGCGCCGGAGGCCCGCACGGTCTTTTGGGAGGCCTCCAGAATCGTTCTTTTGGCCGCGCGCACCGTCCGGTTTAGCGTCGTGCACGTCCGCCCGGCCCGCGCCATCGTGCGGAAAGCCGAGAGAACGTGGGTTTTGAGCCCGTTCGAAGAATCGTCGGCGGCTGCATGGGTGGTGTTGGGGTGGCGGGCCGGGGCGCGGCCCGGGTTCCGAGAACTCGGCGGGGCGCGCCGCGAGGTGGTGCAACCACGAGCCCGGCGGCCCGCGCCACGCGCCGATGATCGCAACGGCCCGGGCGGACGGTCCGTAGGCCCAACAGGCTGGCGTCCACCCGGGGACCAATGGCGCTTGCCGGTGCTCGCGGGCGGCCCCCGATTCTCGACGGCCGCACGCCCGGACGAGGCAACGCACCTGGGGTTCCTGTATCGATTTGCGTAAAGCAACGCTGGCCCGTGGCCGGGAGGAGGGTTTCAGATGCAAAGAATTCGCACAACACTGATGGCGTGGGTCACGCTGAGCGTGGTGGCCCTGGGCGCGAGAGCGCAGGGCGCGGACTTCCTGTATTGGAAGGAAACGCCTGCCGCGACCGACGTGATCT contains:
- a CDS encoding M20/M25/M40 family metallo-hydrolase, yielding MKDDLNIDLLKRLCETPGIPGREERVRALIEDEVKDLFDEMRVDAMGSLICTRHPRPKGGSKKKSGKKTSKKSTAGGDDATRVMILSHMDEIGFYVSHIDDKGFIRLNAAGGFDTRNLFSRRVLVCTSGGDLKAVMNPGGRPVHISGPEERNKVPEVKEFFVDTGMPADEVKEKVRIGDYVVMDEPLIEIGTKVVSKALDNRFACWLGIESVRKLHKSGNGHSCEVVVAFTTQEEVGLRGAKTASYAVKPDIGLGIDVSLACDTPGVPEPEAVNHHGKGFGLHIQDASFIANYELVDQIESIAKKKRIAYQRTILARGGQDGAAAQQAAAGAKAVGIVCGTRYIHTVTEMIDRRDLAAARDVVAAALSTF
- the ribD gene encoding bifunctional diaminohydroxyphosphoribosylaminopyrimidine deaminase/5-amino-6-(5-phosphoribosylamino)uracil reductase RibD, whose translation is MTDRATPAQQEDAHDAARAARDARFLDAAARLALLGLGRVGDGALVGCVIARGDEVLGMGAHRRFGGRHAETRALASAAANGHDVRGATAYVTLEPCAHTGKQPPCTTALINAGIGEVVYAASDPNEVARGGADVLEQAGVRVRASDASALATAVSTPFRQRVIEGRPWVVAKWAQTLDGRIATRVGESQWISGTASRRRVHALRGRVDAILTGMGTVVADDPSLTVRHGKPRTTPMRIVLDPDLEIPLDRTLVRTARDVPTVVCCEEKLAASGISEMKRAELAKAGVRILPCPAGHGSKGGLDLRETMKKLYSTFGVTTILVEGGAGLLGALFEASVVDTAIAYVAPMLLADEEAKPVAVGRVSPALSSGVRLRLGRVRRVGEDVELTYCRSGVESEADGDASTGGHDASVG
- a CDS encoding glycine cleavage T C-terminal barrel domain-containing protein encodes the protein MATRSPMTETYAEREAALHPYGDPQRGLLVPMAFEHVELEYAAIRKAAALVDLPQSGTIEATGADRVSFLNNLVTQELKGLEPMRSVRSFWLNRKGRIDADLRLIEDGERLLMATDALVAGTTAEALAEYVFAEDVQLRDATESLHRLALHGPRAAQALMAVAETDEHVALEPGRAMTVMVAGTSVLVEREDSAGELGLVLTMPTEHARAVFDALEQAEGVRPCGWLAYNIARIEAGWPLFQIDFAGESLPAETGVLHDRVSFTKGCYLGQEVVARMHALGKPKQLLVALRLAEGAEPRLPGEKAKIFANAESDKPIGTVTSSTIAPMLSASPVALAQVRTAHADPGTTLFLEAEGERVPFVVQPTLASWPPVEASPSASDSTPDRQ
- a CDS encoding ferritin-like domain-containing protein, which produces MSVSNLKDLYVHEIKDLYSANTQSLEMHQTLAEACTSEEACAKMDRVLDGIRDGIKAVETICDRHGVEPTGERCKGMAGLVTEAKAHATEADIEDAIVRDASIISQSNRMEHYALSGYKSCLAYARALDLEDDAKTLQDCVTGTQSSGDALREVVVESSRRAHA